A genomic stretch from Dehalococcoidales bacterium includes:
- the fsa gene encoding fructose-6-phosphate aldolase, producing the protein MQIFLDTANIDQIRQAAKLGVISGVTTNPTLVSNEKTSDYETVTRTICSIIPGSVSVEVLAEDSESMVKEARVKASWAPNVTIKIPATADGLQAISALSKENIAVNMTLCFSLNQALLGALAGAAYVSPFVGRIDDAGHDGMQLVKDIVGVFRKYNFTTRVIAASIRHPQHCLAAAEAGADIATVPYSVLMQMIRHPLTDIGVARFLADWRRVSQ; encoded by the coding sequence ATGCAGATATTTTTGGACACCGCTAATATTGACCAGATACGGCAGGCTGCTAAGCTTGGCGTTATTAGTGGTGTTACCACCAACCCCACCCTGGTGTCCAATGAAAAGACCTCGGACTATGAAACGGTAACCAGGACCATCTGCTCGATAATACCCGGCTCGGTTTCCGTTGAGGTGCTGGCCGAGGACAGCGAGTCGATGGTCAAAGAGGCCCGGGTCAAGGCCTCCTGGGCGCCGAACGTGACCATTAAGATACCGGCTACCGCCGACGGCCTTCAGGCGATATCTGCCCTGAGCAAGGAAAATATAGCGGTAAACATGACCCTGTGCTTTTCATTGAACCAGGCTCTGCTCGGAGCACTGGCCGGCGCTGCCTATGTCAGCCCGTTCGTCGGCAGGATCGACGACGCCGGTCATGACGGTATGCAACTGGTCAAAGACATCGTCGGTGTGTTTAGAAAATATAATTTCACTACCAGGGTAATCGCGGCCAGCATACGCCATCCCCAACACTGTCTGGCAGCAGCCGAGGCGGGGGCTGATATTGCTACTGTGCCCTACAGCGTGCTGATGCAGATGATACGCCACCCGCTTACCGACATAGGGGTTGCCCGCTTTCTTGCCGACTGGCGGCGTGTATCACAGTAA
- a CDS encoding CTP synthase, with protein sequence MPKYIFVTGGVVSSVGKGITVASIGTILKSHQISVSVQKLDPYLNVDPGTMSPYQHGEVFVTQDGAETDLDLGNYERFIDVNLTAESNVTSGQIYSSVIDKERRGDFLGGTIQVVPHVTGEIKERFRRLAAKSQAEVLIIEVGGTVGDIEGQPFLEAIRQMRNDVGRDNVLYIHVTFLPYLTSTKELKTKPTQHSVNELRRIGIQPDIIVCRSDYPISEAIRDKISLFCDVERQAVIPLPTVDTIYEVPMVLEEEGMGRLVIDKLGLKTSKTDLKQWRELVGRIKEPLEPVNIALVGKYVELQDAYFSVREALCHAALHHDRCINLIWVRSEDLEGGGSDAVLQSAQGIIVPGGFGIRGIEGMVKAAGYARQNGIPYLGLCLGMQVMVIEFACHVLGLNEPNSTEFCASTAYPVIDLLPEQKTIENKGGTMRLGDYPCQLVDGSLAAGVYKESLVNERHRHRYEFNNQFRDRLEEAGMVYSGLSPDGRLVEICELSDHPWMVGCQFHPEFKSRPGRPHPLFLGFIGAARETLREGAQPSLPLSS encoded by the coding sequence ATGCCAAAATACATCTTTGTTACCGGTGGAGTAGTTAGTTCGGTCGGCAAGGGTATCACCGTCGCTTCCATCGGCACCATTCTAAAGAGCCATCAGATCAGTGTGTCGGTGCAGAAGCTGGACCCGTATCTCAACGTCGACCCGGGAACTATGTCTCCCTATCAGCATGGTGAAGTGTTCGTTACCCAAGACGGCGCCGAGACTGACCTTGACCTGGGTAACTACGAGCGCTTCATTGATGTTAATCTTACCGCCGAATCCAATGTGACCTCGGGTCAGATCTACAGCTCGGTCATCGATAAGGAGAGGCGTGGTGATTTCCTGGGCGGCACCATCCAGGTAGTCCCTCACGTTACCGGCGAGATTAAGGAACGGTTCCGGAGACTGGCCGCAAAATCCCAGGCCGAGGTGCTTATTATTGAGGTCGGCGGTACGGTAGGTGATATTGAAGGGCAGCCCTTTCTGGAAGCCATCAGGCAAATGAGGAATGATGTCGGGCGGGATAATGTGCTCTATATTCACGTTACTTTTCTGCCCTACCTTACCTCCACCAAGGAGTTAAAGACGAAACCAACCCAGCACAGCGTTAACGAGCTGCGCCGCATCGGCATCCAGCCTGACATTATCGTATGCCGCAGCGATTACCCTATCTCTGAAGCGATAAGGGACAAAATATCCCTGTTCTGCGATGTGGAACGGCAGGCGGTCATTCCTCTGCCTACAGTAGACACCATCTACGAAGTTCCGATGGTCCTTGAAGAGGAAGGTATGGGGCGACTGGTTATTGATAAGCTTGGCCTGAAGACCAGCAAGACAGATTTAAAGCAATGGCGGGAGCTGGTAGGCCGGATTAAGGAGCCTCTTGAGCCGGTCAATATTGCTCTGGTGGGCAAATATGTGGAGTTGCAGGATGCTTATTTCTCGGTTCGTGAAGCGCTCTGCCATGCTGCCCTCCACCATGACAGGTGTATCAACCTGATCTGGGTCCGCTCGGAGGATCTGGAAGGCGGCGGCAGCGATGCCGTACTCCAGTCGGCCCAGGGTATTATCGTCCCCGGTGGTTTCGGCATTAGAGGAATAGAAGGCATGGTAAAAGCAGCCGGCTACGCCCGGCAGAATGGAATTCCCTACCTGGGGTTGTGTTTGGGGATGCAGGTTATGGTGATCGAGTTTGCCTGCCATGTACTGGGGTTAAACGAACCCAACTCTACTGAATTCTGCGCCTCTACCGCTTACCCGGTTATTGATCTGCTCCCCGAGCAAAAAACGATAGAGAATAAGGGGGGCACCATGCGCCTGGGGGACTATCCCTGCCAGCTGGTCGATGGCAGCCTGGCCGCCGGTGTCTATAAAGAGAGTCTGGTTAACGAGCGTCACCGGCACCGCTACGAATTCAATAATCAATTCCGCGACCGTCTCGAAGAGGCGGGTATGGTCTACTCCGGTCTCTCCCCCGACGGCAGACTGGTAGAAATCTGTGAGCTGTCCGACCATCCCTGGATGGTAGGCTGCCAGTTCCATCCCGAGTTCAAGTCCCGCCCCGGCCGTCCCCATCCCCTCTTCCTCGGTTTCATCGGGGCTGCCAGAGAAACACTGCGGGAGGGGGCGCAACCATCGCTACCCCTCTCCTCCTAG
- a CDS encoding response regulator — MMNPLVNPSYLLPPLIVFITALVLLGVILNKAKKSFARTIFCLLLASVSMGGFLIFGMRSSANVYQALPWDRASFGTTYAIFAFFYHFTLSYTNNKGNRGILYFAYAMLVLAAILGPSNLIVERMTLEYYGYAPVSGPVALVLAIIIVFLSVQGIINLAKYHKAFLSAEERNRSLYLIIATIILIVGALIDGFSPLPPVAIWSGLTFCIICTVAIVKYHLLDIRLVIRKGVYYLLVSFMVAVPYVTVVFVLTQVLHTRFEHWWQYVLIIIPMAVALHPLYVRGQQWADRVFYRGRYDYLKELEQFSRKCQDITNFRELSGTFVKLINGALHLRNTSLLLAAEDGGGLVIASSVGLDNPQSGTIVRGRSILVRWFQSHDETISARDFDVVPELQSIARAEKHNLARLKPELYVPIKGRRGELTGLLVLGEKLSQQPYFLDDNLLLSTVSRQVSVGLENSRLYRDALIARKNLETWLNGMDDCVIIKSMDNIVEFANMAAVKNLGAGIIESFPAVIGKGAEPSNSVTRPDNYADESVSRYAINVGDREFDVVAAPLSNNDGTVSTIGVFRDVTERRRAELEKKELERKAQLSDRLASIGEMASGIAHEINNPLTGVIGFSELMMTKDIPGDIRKDLEVIHDGSKRVAGIVKGLLTFARQRKPERTYTDINQIVADTLALRSYALETSNIMVDAVLDPDLPRTMADAGQLQQVFMNIIVNGEAEMKKAHGKGNFTVKTERIADIIRISFRDDGPGIARENMDKIFDPFFTTKPVGEGTGLGLSLCHGIIAEHQGRIYAESEPVKGATFVVELPVVVEEREEADTPTGEPVKVAGARILIVDDEPTILEFLSRLLASEGHQVETVDNSSDALEMIKGRRYSIILLDVKLPDMGGIELYQRIKEIAPSLTRRVVIITGDVAGAGTSKFLKENKIPYITKPFDIKLLKQELNRILSGGRHARKD; from the coding sequence ATGATGAATCCGCTAGTAAACCCTTCTTATCTACTACCTCCACTGATTGTCTTTATCACCGCGCTTGTTCTGCTGGGGGTGATACTTAACAAGGCTAAGAAGAGCTTTGCAAGAACGATTTTTTGCTTGCTCCTGGCCAGTGTATCCATGGGCGGCTTTCTGATCTTTGGTATGCGTTCCAGCGCTAATGTATATCAGGCACTTCCTTGGGACAGAGCAAGCTTCGGTACCACCTACGCTATCTTCGCCTTCTTCTATCACTTCACCCTTAGCTACACCAACAACAAGGGTAACAGAGGTATCCTTTACTTTGCCTATGCAATGCTGGTACTGGCAGCCATTCTCGGACCGAGCAACCTGATCGTAGAGCGAATGACCTTGGAGTATTATGGCTACGCGCCGGTATCAGGGCCTGTGGCATTAGTGTTGGCTATCATTATTGTTTTCCTTTCGGTTCAGGGAATCATAAACTTGGCAAAATACCATAAAGCATTCCTATCCGCTGAGGAAAGAAATCGTTCATTATATCTAATAATAGCGACCATAATCCTGATCGTGGGTGCACTAATCGATGGTTTCTCTCCGTTACCCCCCGTAGCAATCTGGTCTGGGCTCACCTTCTGCATAATCTGCACGGTAGCTATTGTCAAATACCACCTGCTGGATATCCGTCTTGTCATCAGAAAGGGGGTATATTACCTGCTGGTTAGTTTTATGGTGGCCGTACCTTATGTTACTGTGGTCTTCGTCTTGACCCAGGTATTGCACACCCGTTTTGAGCATTGGTGGCAGTACGTTCTGATCATAATCCCCATGGCGGTTGCCCTTCACCCACTATACGTCCGTGGGCAACAGTGGGCGGATAGGGTATTCTACCGGGGCAGGTATGATTACCTTAAGGAGCTGGAGCAGTTCAGCAGGAAGTGTCAGGACATTACCAACTTCAGGGAGTTGAGCGGCACATTCGTAAAGCTGATTAACGGCGCGTTGCATCTCAGGAATACCAGCCTGCTGCTGGCCGCAGAGGACGGCGGCGGACTGGTCATAGCATCCAGCGTGGGGTTGGACAATCCTCAATCCGGGACAATAGTAAGGGGGAGGAGTATCCTTGTCAGGTGGTTCCAGTCGCACGACGAGACTATCAGCGCGAGAGATTTCGATGTTGTACCGGAGCTACAGAGTATTGCCCGAGCAGAAAAACATAATCTGGCCAGATTGAAGCCCGAGCTATACGTCCCGATCAAGGGTCGCAGGGGTGAATTGACCGGCCTGCTTGTTCTGGGAGAAAAGCTGAGCCAGCAGCCCTATTTCCTTGATGATAATCTTCTACTCTCCACCGTATCCCGCCAGGTTTCAGTAGGCCTGGAGAACTCAAGGCTATACCGGGATGCCTTGATTGCCAGGAAGAATCTGGAGACATGGCTGAACGGCATGGATGACTGTGTCATCATCAAGAGCATGGACAATATAGTAGAGTTTGCCAATATGGCTGCGGTGAAGAACCTGGGTGCCGGTATTATCGAATCGTTCCCTGCTGTTATTGGAAAAGGGGCGGAACCATCGAATTCTGTCACCCGGCCGGATAATTATGCCGATGAATCTGTATCACGCTACGCAATCAATGTCGGGGACAGGGAGTTTGACGTTGTCGCTGCTCCCTTGTCCAATAACGATGGCACCGTATCGACCATCGGCGTGTTTCGGGATGTTACCGAGCGTAGGCGGGCTGAACTGGAGAAAAAGGAGCTGGAGCGGAAGGCACAGTTGTCCGACCGTCTGGCTTCCATCGGCGAGATGGCTTCCGGCATTGCCCACGAGATAAACAACCCCTTGACCGGCGTTATCGGGTTTTCCGAGCTGATGATGACCAAGGATATTCCCGGGGACATCAGGAAAGACCTGGAGGTTATCCATGACGGTTCGAAGCGGGTGGCCGGTATTGTCAAGGGATTGCTCACCTTTGCCCGCCAGCGCAAGCCGGAGCGGACGTATACCGATATCAACCAGATCGTAGCGGATACTCTGGCTTTGAGGTCCTACGCACTGGAGACGAGCAATATCATGGTCGACGCCGTACTTGATCCCGACCTGCCCCGGACGATGGCTGACGCCGGTCAGCTCCAGCAGGTCTTTATGAATATCATCGTCAACGGTGAAGCCGAGATGAAGAAGGCCCATGGTAAGGGCAACTTCACCGTCAAAACAGAGCGGATAGCTGACATAATACGGATATCCTTCCGGGATGACGGGCCCGGCATAGCCAGGGAGAACATGGATAAGATATTCGACCCCTTCTTTACCACCAAGCCGGTCGGTGAGGGGACCGGCCTTGGCTTGAGCCTCTGCCATGGTATTATTGCCGAGCACCAGGGCAGGATATATGCTGAAAGCGAGCCGGTGAAAGGGGCTACCTTTGTCGTAGAACTGCCCGTCGTCGTCGAAGAGAGAGAGGAGGCGGATACGCCGACCGGGGAACCTGTTAAGGTAGCCGGGGCCAGAATACTGATAGTGGACGATGAGCCGACCATTCTCGAGTTCCTCAGCCGGCTTCTGGCATCCGAAGGACACCAGGTAGAAACCGTCGATAATAGCAGCGATGCTCTTGAGATGATCAAGGGCCGGAGGTACAGTATTATCCTGCTGGATGTCAAGCTGCCTGATATGGGTGGTATCGAGTTATATCAGCGCATCAAGGAGATTGCCCCCTCTTTAACCAGGAGGGTCGTCATTATCACCGGAGATGTTGCCGGGGCGGGCACCAGCAAGTTTCTTAAGGAGAATAAGATCCCTTATATCACCAAGCCTTTTGATATCAAACTGCTGAAGCAAGAGCTGAATCGCATACTGAGCGGGGGCCGGCATGCCCGAAAGGATTAA
- a CDS encoding GH3 auxin-responsive promoter family protein codes for MLPEDYYFKNMTEDKLWQRYCGFLDLSVDEFMNIQRELIMDEIERIADSTLGRKIMGDRKPGSVQEFRRTVPLTSYEDYRSYLGEKQEDALAEKPCLWCHSSGRGGYFKWIPHSTEFMEKVVKNLIGCFILSVTDDKGQVNIQPGFRVLSIIPPRPYASGWLLYSLAERISCQIIPSIEEGEKLDFEERVQRAMQIALREGADVAAATSSILVKMGELFTKEARGVKLSPYMLNPRIIFRLLRASLRAKKGQRPILPKDLWPVEGIISSGMDSEIYKDEIAYYWGHQPYQFYSSSDAGFIAMQAWNRKTMTFIPDSVFLEFIPQSEQAGCEKENNCQPDTVLLNEVVEGKLYEVVITQLYGMPLLRYRTNDLIKITALKDDETGVNLPQMAFQRRVGETINLASLSELDEKTIWQAISSTGIKYTDWSACKEYDGSKTFVRIYIELKEAREANEVAGIIHERLKAGDPDYRDIESYLGLQPIRVTMLSPGTFERYTIEKRKEGLDLAHLKPRHINPPKPDVEQLLQLSKADK; via the coding sequence ATGCTTCCTGAGGACTATTATTTCAAGAACATGACCGAAGATAAGTTGTGGCAGAGGTACTGCGGTTTCCTCGATCTATCGGTGGATGAGTTCATGAATATCCAGAGAGAGCTTATTATGGATGAGATCGAGCGAATAGCCGATAGCACTCTGGGTAGGAAGATTATGGGCGACCGGAAACCTGGCAGCGTGCAGGAATTCCGCCGCACCGTACCGTTGACCAGCTATGAAGACTATAGATCTTACCTGGGTGAAAAGCAGGAGGATGCCCTCGCTGAAAAACCATGTTTGTGGTGTCACTCTTCAGGTCGAGGAGGTTACTTCAAGTGGATACCTCATAGTACGGAATTCATGGAGAAGGTTGTCAAAAATTTGATAGGATGCTTTATTCTTTCCGTAACTGATGACAAGGGTCAAGTAAATATCCAGCCGGGTTTCCGCGTTCTTTCCATAATACCGCCACGACCATACGCCTCGGGCTGGCTACTCTACTCTTTAGCAGAACGTATTTCCTGTCAGATTATTCCCTCTATAGAAGAAGGGGAAAAACTGGATTTTGAGGAGAGGGTACAGAGGGCAATGCAAATAGCACTCCGAGAAGGTGCAGATGTTGCTGCTGCTACAAGCAGTATTCTGGTAAAAATGGGGGAGTTATTCACCAAAGAGGCCAGAGGAGTTAAACTGTCCCCTTATATGTTGAATCCGAGAATAATCTTCCGTCTATTGAGAGCCAGCCTGCGTGCCAAAAAGGGACAAAGACCCATTTTACCAAAAGACCTGTGGCCGGTGGAAGGTATTATCTCCAGCGGAATGGACAGCGAAATCTATAAAGACGAGATAGCCTACTACTGGGGGCATCAACCGTATCAATTCTACTCATCCAGCGATGCCGGTTTCATTGCCATGCAGGCATGGAACAGGAAGACGATGACGTTTATACCGGATAGCGTATTTCTGGAATTTATTCCGCAATCCGAGCAAGCAGGTTGTGAGAAAGAGAATAACTGCCAGCCCGATACAGTGCTGCTAAATGAGGTCGTCGAGGGAAAATTATATGAGGTGGTTATTACCCAGCTATATGGTATGCCCCTTCTCAGATACAGGACGAACGACCTGATCAAAATCACTGCCCTTAAGGATGATGAAACCGGAGTCAACCTCCCTCAGATGGCCTTTCAACGCAGAGTTGGTGAGACCATTAACCTCGCTAGCCTATCTGAATTGGATGAAAAGACAATCTGGCAGGCTATCTCCAGCACCGGAATCAAATATACCGACTGGTCAGCCTGTAAGGAGTATGATGGCAGCAAGACCTTCGTTCGTATCTATATCGAACTTAAAGAAGCAAGGGAGGCAAATGAGGTTGCCGGTATAATCCATGAGCGGTTGAAAGCAGGCGACCCGGACTACCGGGATATTGAGTCATACCTGGGCCTGCAGCCGATAAGAGTAACCATGCTCTCTCCCGGTACTTTCGAAAGATATACGATTGAAAAAAGGAAGGAGGGGCTCGATTTGGCTCATCTGAAGCCGCGACACATTAACCCGCCCAAGCCGGATGTGGAACAGCTACTTCAATTAAGCAAGGCCGACAAATGA
- a CDS encoding class I SAM-dependent methyltransferase: MRFAERLVQAYFDCAYNVVYDFTTARLSRFRKLQTRCVAELELAEGDRVLCVGLGTGNEIPRILGANMSVELTGIDYSKTALKRAVRKAEKLSKNIDVRLMDARNLDFAPESFDKVLCIHVMDFVGDNRDQEKATREIIRVLKNGGKFVITYPSDREEKLGRSMLRDIIRDNLDSGKHPFRAFWGLVAQMFTGLVYLPLLARPGRSFYSGHELRAMIGRLAGGDFQIEEYSSYQDLIAFGKRANEGEN, translated from the coding sequence GTGAGATTTGCCGAGAGACTGGTTCAAGCCTATTTTGATTGTGCCTACAATGTGGTTTACGATTTCACCACGGCACGGCTGAGCCGTTTCCGGAAGCTGCAGACCAGGTGTGTAGCTGAGCTCGAGTTGGCAGAAGGCGACCGGGTACTCTGTGTCGGTCTTGGCACCGGAAACGAGATCCCCCGTATCCTGGGAGCAAATATGAGTGTCGAACTGACCGGTATAGACTACTCGAAAACCGCGCTGAAAAGGGCAGTCCGGAAAGCGGAGAAGCTGAGCAAGAATATTGATGTGCGATTGATGGATGCACGGAATCTGGATTTTGCTCCGGAAAGTTTCGACAAGGTACTATGTATTCACGTTATGGACTTCGTAGGCGATAATCGGGACCAGGAAAAGGCGACCCGGGAAATCATACGGGTACTGAAGAACGGCGGGAAATTCGTGATAACCTATCCGTCGGACAGGGAGGAAAAATTGGGGCGCAGCATGTTGCGAGACATTATCCGCGATAACCTCGATTCGGGCAAGCATCCCTTCAGAGCCTTCTGGGGTCTGGTTGCCCAGATGTTCACCGGACTGGTCTACCTGCCCCTTCTTGCCCGCCCCGGAAGGAGCTTCTATTCGGGTCACGAACTGCGGGCAATGATAGGCAGGCTGGCAGGAGGAGATTTTCAGATAGAGGAATACTCCAGCTATCAGGATCTGATAGCTTTCGGAAAGAGAGCGAATGAAGGAGAAAATTGA